Genomic DNA from Telopea speciosissima isolate NSW1024214 ecotype Mountain lineage chromosome 2, Tspe_v1, whole genome shotgun sequence:
CCATACCCTGGCATTGCATATAAGAGTGACCATCAAATATCAAATGCCATGAAGTCTACTGGAGACAAGAACCATGACTGAGGAAGCTGCATCTACTGTTTTCAAGGTCAAAACATTTGGTTCTTTGGCAGGCAAACTCCAATAGAGACCCCCTCCAACTTGAAGCACAGCTTTGATGAAATGAATGAAGCCAGATAATTTCAAATACAGATGTACAACACTAGACATGGACCAGACAAGCAGTAGAAGCCAGTCATTACTATTTCAAACAGAGCTTGAGATCAGCTTTTGAGATCGGTGAGCAATAAAAACTAAACAAATAGGTTACTGTAATGCCAAGCTCAACATTGATGAGCATCCAGCTACAagcaataaaacaaaaaagaaaccacCCAAATAAAATTGTTAGATAGGTGAGTGTAGGACTTGTAACCCAAAGCATTTAGGAGAATCTCCCTACAAACTTtaggaagaagaaattacaaGAGTCATAAGTTTAACAAACAGGGGCAAAAGGGGCCCTCAGACATCCTTCTCAACTAGGAACGACTTCCCAGTTTTATAATGCTATACCACATGAGCATGTGAAATGTGCAACCTTAAATCTTTATAACATCTCAGGAACCACAGCAGGCAGATTTCTCTGGAGCTGCACCAGAACTCTTAGCCGGGTCCGGCTTACTGATTTTGATGGTTTGTGGCTGCACAAAGTAGGAAAGCTCAAAAAAGAGGCATCATTTGACATCTAATCTGGAATTCAAATTGGAATGCTCTGAAGGTAAATAATTACCTCCGATTTTGAGTCAGTTTCAGCAAGTCTTTGCTTTATGTCTCTAGcaatagaaaagaaaacctGCTCCACATTGAAGTTTGTTTTTGCACTCTGCAGAGACGGGGTCAAAACGAGACTCAATGTACTATAGTCCTTATAAGGCCAATATGTAACTTGTACTTACCGTCTCAAAGAACTTGATACCATACTCATCAGCTAGTGCCTGGCCTCGCGATGTTGGCACAGCCTATCAGAAAATTCAACATTAAGTCATGACCACATCTTGAAAATGAATAATATTGGAGCTTTGGAGCTTAGCTTAAGTATTACCCTCTTGCTCTCATCCATATCAGCTTTGTTGCCCACCAATATCTTGTTAACATTATCAGATGCATGCTGCTCGATGTTTCGAATCCAGTTTCTGATGTCTACAGAAGTCTTTTATCAAGGGTCacaaaatatgaaaagacaacTGGGCTTACTTTTCTCCCCAGCCCCCACTCCCCACCCCTCTTTTCTTtataaaatacataaatttTGAGGAATCCTGTCTTCATATTTCAGCAAGAGAAACCCATAAGAAAAGGAACATTAACGGTGATGAATAAGAAGTGGATACTGTTGAAAGAGGATTCGTCTGTCACATCATAGACAAGCAATATACCCATGGCTCCCCTGTAATAAGCTaccaaaaaagtgaaaaaatgtAAGGAAACCTAAAATATGATCTTAAGTATATATCAGGTAATAAAAAGAACGTTCCAGTGTATGAAGATACCGCAAAGAATGTAATATAGATGGTGATTCTCTGAGTAAATTTTTGGCCTAAGAGTGGGCCAATTGGATATTGGCTCACACTCTGCTTATGTAACATTTCtatttttagggaaatttgCCACTTAACAGCCCAGCC
This window encodes:
- the LOC122651840 gene encoding ras-related protein RABE1c-like, giving the protein MAAPPARARADYDYLIKLLLIGDSGVGKSCLLLRFSDDSFTTSFITTIGIDFKIRTIELDGKRIKLQIWDTAGQERFRTITTAYYRGAMGILLVYDVTDESSFNNIRNWIRNIEQHASDNVNKILVGNKADMDESKRAVPTSRGQALADEYGIKFFETSAKTNFNVEQVFFSIARDIKQRLAETDSKSEPQTIKISKPDPAKSSGAAPEKSACCGS